The following coding sequences lie in one Silvanigrella aquatica genomic window:
- a CDS encoding response regulator transcription factor: MSNSKDLLLIVEDEESIAEGLQFNFEAEDFEVAIISDGLEAIKYIKENYDKISTIILDIMLPQLDGYEILKRTRILAERTPILVLSAKSLENDRIKAFELGADDYVTKPFNLSEIILRVKRLVQRKKWYKSDANLSPQKFGHSIFDPERLIITRSDGTEHRISPTEGLLVQVFLENENKILTRNDLLQKVWQYDGVIETRTVDVFVGKLRKYIEKNAAKPDFIISVRGVGYTYIPNNKGTQ, encoded by the coding sequence ATGTCGAACTCCAAAGACTTACTACTCATTGTTGAAGACGAAGAATCCATTGCAGAAGGACTACAGTTTAATTTTGAGGCGGAAGATTTTGAAGTCGCTATTATTTCTGATGGTTTAGAGGCAATTAAATATATCAAAGAAAATTATGATAAAATTTCAACAATTATTCTCGATATTATGCTCCCACAACTTGATGGTTATGAAATATTAAAACGCACTCGTATTCTTGCAGAACGCACTCCTATTTTAGTTCTTAGTGCCAAAAGTCTTGAAAATGATCGTATTAAAGCATTTGAATTAGGTGCGGACGATTACGTAACAAAGCCTTTTAATCTTTCAGAAATTATTTTAAGAGTAAAAAGACTTGTGCAAAGAAAAAAATGGTATAAATCCGATGCCAATTTATCTCCCCAAAAATTTGGTCATTCTATTTTCGATCCGGAACGACTTATTATTACGCGCAGTGATGGAACTGAGCATCGCATCTCTCCTACAGAAGGTTTACTAGTTCAAGTTTTTTTAGAAAATGAAAATAAAATTTTAACTCGCAATGATTTGCTCCAAAAAGTATGGCAATACGATGGCGTTATTGAAACAAGAACCGTCGATGTTTTTGTCGGAAAACTTCGAAAATACATTGAAAAAAATGCAGCAAAACCTGACTTTATTATATCGGTTAGAGGTGTCGGATACACATATATTCCAAATAATAAGGGCACACAATAA
- a CDS encoding sensor histidine kinase gives MLKKLKWLLHPISILILAQICWGLLMFVWIRWYILRSQEINSFIEKIPVPPTSSGQWIILAQGCILMGFILIALYMIFVSQRRLSRITKMQDTILSNVTHELKTPLASIRLYAETMLLRNVADEERRRFLTRTLTETERLQKLIDTVLISARLESDKSSLAHVRINLNELLMGCFAQVKERFGESRVFEFQTLESDEENSYFVWGNPHHLSMLFDNLLDNAVKYSEKGGMIQGGIIPKKESVQIYIKDNGVGIEKNNLKKVFKKFYRIERNAKLKVQGSGLGLSVCQSIIEEHHGKIFALSEGLNKGTTFYVELQRLTTHC, from the coding sequence ATGCTTAAAAAACTAAAATGGCTTTTACATCCCATATCAATTCTTATCCTCGCCCAAATATGTTGGGGTCTTTTAATGTTTGTCTGGATCAGATGGTACATTCTAAGAAGCCAAGAAATAAATAGCTTCATCGAAAAAATTCCTGTGCCACCGACAAGCTCGGGGCAATGGATTATTTTAGCCCAAGGGTGCATCCTCATGGGATTCATCCTCATTGCCCTGTACATGATTTTTGTTAGCCAAAGACGTTTGTCGCGCATTACAAAAATGCAAGATACGATTTTAAGCAATGTAACACACGAACTCAAAACTCCACTAGCTAGTATACGCCTTTATGCAGAGACAATGCTACTTCGCAATGTTGCCGATGAGGAACGGAGACGTTTTTTAACCCGGACACTTACAGAAACAGAACGCCTACAAAAACTGATTGACACGGTTCTAATTTCAGCTCGCCTCGAGTCAGATAAATCATCGCTTGCTCATGTGCGCATTAATTTAAATGAACTGCTTATGGGATGTTTTGCTCAAGTCAAAGAACGCTTTGGAGAAAGTCGTGTATTTGAATTTCAAACATTAGAATCTGACGAAGAAAATAGTTACTTTGTTTGGGGCAACCCTCATCATCTTTCCATGCTCTTCGACAATCTTCTCGATAACGCCGTAAAATACTCTGAAAAAGGGGGAATGATTCAAGGAGGAATTATTCCAAAAAAAGAATCTGTTCAAATTTACATTAAAGATAACGGTGTCGGAATCGAAAAAAATAATTTAAAAAAAGTATTTAAAAAATTCTACAGAATTGAGCGTAATGCCAAATTAAAAGTTCAAGGCTCTGGTTTAGGACTTTCTGTTTGCCAATCCATTATTGAAGAACATCATGGAAAAATATTCGCATTAAGCGAAGGGTTAAATAAAGGAACAACTTTTTATGTCGAACTCCAAAGACTTACTACTCATTGTTGA
- a CDS encoding lytic transglycosylase domain-containing protein translates to MGCKSHFSFLSMLFLLLIATLGSNVIIQKSFASESTNSEIMGKKYITFYQDFLKYKHEQSIKNLEEIKVEGIKEKKIEDKIYIFLGLLNMAVDNDLNDYANIAIKNLKSIKNKMSDSQSEIYKLYYAKYLNKIQDDAGAILLLKPLIAKQQSNLNSLAAPLYLDSLLDAGLKSEALQFYNTHSSIIDQNLNWEKLNEILVKLSSAAMSFNQPNLALTFLKKPLLFYPLEKSGREAMSILSKIECSGGSIGSLYFREENMQYLSREVYKRIGKQPDSRNYILALVGINPHKPVPLDPVETLNEQEKEKLLGIAELLMSAREYSMADYVLSYLSQSENYTAFFNKDKLLDMRGRVYNALNKPIKAAQVYYKLFTELPNSKLADNAKLKYAFSLHFAHRNKEAAVFANQNNIYNSKDEQSWFLFWQYYLSNQTKEAEVIANDYLTKNPTKTRFKYWLSIIEKERNEKSLLLKNLSEISKKTVDYPYSIFARWRLKEFLSKNEKENIPHNFNFKDFYVAKTNPFLKKKLKNKNFEYIRTLVNFNLNDIASLYIKKINLKKMKKNQVIILANLAYAAMDYKMSSDLSRNYFENDLDDYQAGEIWTEKTNFWKLNFPLAYWPDVQNAARLADIDPFWLLSIMRAESVYYPHAESSVGAIGLMQIMPYTGIHISKHIGKENFSASLLKDPAQSIAYAAWYLRMLLKIYHGNYLLATAAYNSGPEAVNRWISQNNSLTIDEFYENIPFVETKKYVAKVLGYLDIYYRVQLGSGDGYNLGFGESLPDPFTRLNIF, encoded by the coding sequence ATGGGATGTAAAAGCCATTTTAGTTTTTTAAGCATGCTCTTCCTTTTATTAATTGCTACATTAGGTAGCAATGTTATTATACAAAAATCTTTCGCCAGCGAAAGTACGAATTCAGAAATTATGGGTAAAAAGTATATTACTTTTTACCAAGATTTCCTTAAGTACAAGCATGAACAATCTATTAAAAATTTAGAAGAAATTAAAGTGGAGGGTATTAAAGAGAAAAAAATTGAAGACAAGATATATATTTTTCTTGGCCTACTAAATATGGCGGTTGATAATGATTTAAATGATTATGCGAATATTGCAATTAAAAATTTAAAGTCAATTAAGAATAAAATGAGCGATTCACAAAGTGAAATTTATAAGTTATATTATGCAAAATATTTGAATAAGATTCAAGATGATGCGGGAGCTATTCTTTTATTAAAACCTCTTATAGCAAAACAACAATCAAATTTAAATTCTCTCGCTGCTCCCTTATATCTTGATTCCTTATTAGATGCGGGTTTAAAATCTGAAGCTTTGCAATTTTACAATACGCATTCATCAATTATTGATCAAAATTTAAATTGGGAAAAATTAAATGAAATTTTAGTAAAACTTTCCTCTGCTGCCATGTCATTTAATCAACCTAATTTAGCCCTTACATTTTTAAAAAAACCCTTACTTTTTTATCCTCTGGAAAAGTCAGGACGTGAAGCTATGAGTATTTTATCGAAAATTGAATGCTCGGGAGGCAGTATTGGAAGTTTATATTTTCGAGAAGAAAATATGCAATATTTATCAAGAGAAGTTTATAAAAGAATAGGAAAACAGCCCGATTCTAGAAATTATATTTTGGCTTTAGTTGGTATTAATCCTCATAAACCTGTGCCACTTGATCCTGTTGAAACCTTAAATGAACAAGAAAAAGAGAAATTATTAGGAATTGCAGAATTGCTTATGTCTGCTAGAGAATATAGCATGGCAGATTATGTGTTAAGTTATTTGTCGCAATCAGAAAACTATACAGCCTTTTTTAATAAAGATAAATTACTAGACATGCGCGGTAGGGTATATAATGCGCTTAATAAACCTATTAAAGCAGCACAAGTCTATTATAAATTATTTACGGAATTACCGAATTCAAAGCTTGCTGACAATGCAAAATTAAAATACGCATTTTCTCTTCATTTTGCTCATCGAAATAAAGAAGCCGCTGTTTTTGCAAATCAAAATAATATTTATAATTCTAAAGATGAGCAGAGTTGGTTTCTTTTTTGGCAATATTATCTTTCAAATCAAACTAAAGAAGCTGAAGTTATTGCAAACGACTACTTAACTAAAAATCCAACTAAAACTCGTTTTAAATATTGGCTATCAATCATTGAAAAAGAAAGAAATGAAAAAAGTTTACTTCTTAAAAATCTTTCTGAAATTTCGAAAAAGACGGTTGATTATCCTTATTCAATTTTTGCAAGATGGCGTTTAAAAGAATTTTTATCTAAAAACGAAAAAGAAAATATACCGCATAATTTTAACTTTAAAGATTTTTATGTTGCAAAAACCAATCCATTTTTGAAAAAGAAATTAAAAAATAAAAATTTTGAATATATTAGAACATTGGTTAATTTTAATTTAAATGATATTGCTAGTTTATATATTAAAAAAATAAATTTAAAGAAAATGAAAAAAAATCAGGTCATTATTCTTGCCAATTTAGCATATGCTGCCATGGATTATAAAATGTCTTCGGATTTATCTCGCAATTATTTTGAAAATGATTTGGATGATTATCAGGCAGGTGAAATATGGACAGAAAAAACCAATTTTTGGAAATTAAATTTCCCACTTGCCTATTGGCCTGATGTACAAAATGCAGCACGCCTTGCTGATATTGATCCCTTTTGGCTCCTTTCTATTATGCGGGCGGAATCTGTTTATTATCCCCACGCCGAAAGCTCAGTCGGGGCGATTGGGCTTATGCAAATCATGCCCTATACGGGAATTCATATTTCAAAACATATTGGGAAAGAAAATTTTAGCGCGAGTTTATTAAAAGATCCTGCGCAATCTATTGCTTATGCCGCATGGTATTTAAGAATGTTATTAAAAATTTATCATGGAAATTACCTTTTAGCCACCGCGGCTTACAACAGTGGCCCAGAAGCGGTGAATCGTTGGATTAGTCAGAATAATTCCCTGACTATTGATGAATTTTATGAAAATATTCCATTTGTCGAAACAAAAAAATATGTGGCAAAAGTATTAGGATACCTTGACATTTATTACCGAGTGCAACTAGGAAGTGGTGACGGATATAATCTTGGTTTTGGCGAATCTTTGCCTGATCCATTTACAAGATTAAATATTTTTTAA
- the phnC gene encoding phosphonate ABC transporter ATP-binding protein: MTFQAERKSEPILQIKNLVKTYPNGTKALKNVSFEVPKGAFLSVIGLSGSGKSTLLRCINRIHEPTAGSIFFEGQDITHINEKHLREVRKNIGMVFQHFNLIDRRSVLNNVLMGRLGQLNDHFLGGIFQKWPEEWIADAHEALKIVGIADKAYVRADGLSGGQKQRVAIARTLVQNPHLLLADEPVASLDPSTSYSVMNYLRDLNQKRNITVVCNLHFLSLVRDYSTHVIALRNGEKVFEGKPTDITEQWFKDIYGADAKEVEIN, translated from the coding sequence GTGACATTCCAAGCGGAAAGGAAAAGCGAGCCCATTTTACAAATTAAGAATTTAGTTAAAACCTATCCCAATGGAACAAAAGCATTGAAAAATGTTTCATTTGAGGTTCCCAAGGGAGCCTTTCTTTCCGTAATAGGTTTATCGGGGTCTGGAAAATCGACCTTATTACGATGCATCAACCGCATTCACGAACCCACAGCGGGTTCGATTTTTTTTGAAGGACAAGATATTACTCATATTAATGAAAAACATTTAAGAGAAGTCCGCAAAAATATAGGAATGGTTTTTCAGCATTTTAATTTGATAGATAGGCGTAGTGTTTTGAATAATGTGCTTATGGGGCGACTAGGACAATTAAACGATCATTTTTTGGGCGGTATTTTTCAAAAATGGCCTGAAGAATGGATTGCTGATGCGCATGAAGCATTAAAAATAGTGGGTATTGCGGATAAGGCTTATGTGCGTGCTGATGGCCTCTCTGGTGGTCAGAAACAACGCGTGGCCATTGCGCGCACTCTCGTACAAAATCCTCATTTGCTTTTAGCCGATGAACCCGTAGCATCATTAGATCCCTCAACAAGTTACTCTGTAATGAATTATTTAAGAGATTTAAACCAAAAAAGAAATATTACCGTCGTTTGTAATTTGCACTTTTTAAGCCTGGTTCGTGATTATTCCACACACGTTATTGCTTTGCGCAATGGGGAGAAGGTTTTTGAAGGAAAGCCTACAGATATTACGGAACAATGGTTTAAAGATATATACGGCGCCGATGCTAAAGAAGTGGAGATAAACTAA
- the phnE gene encoding phosphonate ABC transporter, permease protein PhnE, with amino-acid sequence MKFPSFIPMDESKRKKREITGLILELFVWGYFFIFLGKIFVFSILFPIIENFAYDDTPSEWALNFIQSIDFDSRYFEFPWSWFFILFGMGAVVGFFVSLKCKGFGSWIASLSKLQVTNPEDSIKLQNHWKLARIEAYLLVFVTLVTGMVLINVSLLKILQIDGLLGAGRLTLQLACGVPGVGETAGSFSIYEGLQWILNIFLKIHNAVFANQVELFNIQCVPNDLTYFSKALSKLAESIYLAFIATFFSVPVAFALSFFASRNLTRHSFFMRSFYILIRSYMNITRSIEPLIWAILFSVWIGIGPFAGAMALMVHSISSLVKQYSEAVESVDEGPLEALQVTGANRISVVWYAVVPQVVLPFLAFTIYRWDINVRMATVIGLVGGGGIGSILIQEQMLARWTQVGSLAFLIFLVVWGMDFLSARIREAIQ; translated from the coding sequence ATGAAATTTCCATCTTTTATTCCAATGGATGAATCAAAAAGAAAAAAAAGAGAAATTACCGGACTTATTTTAGAGTTATTTGTTTGGGGCTATTTTTTTATTTTTTTAGGAAAAATTTTTGTATTTTCAATATTATTTCCCATTATAGAAAATTTTGCTTACGATGACACTCCTTCTGAATGGGCATTAAATTTTATTCAAAGTATAGATTTTGACAGCCGTTACTTTGAATTCCCATGGAGTTGGTTTTTTATTTTATTTGGTATGGGTGCCGTTGTTGGTTTTTTTGTTTCTTTAAAATGTAAAGGCTTTGGTTCGTGGATAGCAAGCCTTTCTAAATTACAGGTCACAAATCCTGAAGATTCCATTAAATTACAAAATCATTGGAAGTTAGCTCGCATAGAAGCTTATTTATTGGTCTTTGTTACTTTAGTCACAGGTATGGTTTTAATCAATGTCAGCTTACTGAAAATCCTACAAATTGATGGGTTATTAGGAGCAGGACGCTTGACTTTGCAGCTGGCATGTGGCGTTCCTGGTGTCGGAGAAACGGCCGGTTCTTTTTCTATATATGAAGGGTTGCAATGGATTTTAAATATCTTTCTTAAAATTCATAATGCTGTTTTTGCAAATCAAGTGGAACTTTTTAATATTCAATGTGTCCCCAATGATTTAACTTATTTTAGTAAAGCTTTGAGCAAGCTTGCGGAATCTATTTATCTCGCATTTATTGCGACATTTTTTAGTGTTCCCGTTGCATTTGCATTGTCTTTTTTTGCTTCGCGTAACTTAACAAGACATAGCTTTTTTATGAGATCATTTTATATTCTTATTCGTTCCTATATGAATATAACCCGTTCCATAGAGCCGTTAATTTGGGCCATATTATTTTCCGTGTGGATTGGCATAGGTCCCTTTGCGGGCGCTATGGCTCTTATGGTTCATAGTATTTCCAGTCTTGTAAAACAATATTCTGAGGCAGTCGAAAGCGTGGATGAAGGTCCTCTGGAAGCTCTTCAGGTCACCGGTGCCAATCGCATATCTGTAGTCTGGTACGCCGTGGTTCCTCAAGTGGTTCTTCCCTTTCTTGCCTTTACCATTTATCGGTGGGACATTAACGTGCGCATGGCTACAGTCATTGGCTTAGTCGGTGGTGGTGGTATTGGTAGCATTTTAATTCAAGAACAAATGCTCGCGCGTTGGACACAGGTCGGAAGTCTTGCCTTTCTCATTTTCTTAGTGGTTTGGGGTATGGACTTCCTTTCCGCAAGAATTCGAGAGGCCATTCAATAA
- the lipB gene encoding lipoyl(octanoyl) transferase LipB produces MEIKYLGLMPYSDALGLMESMHAEIVANPFKEGVILVVQHPPTVTMGKRELFEDMIVPPEQLKYKGVAYHKIDRGGSVTVHEPGQIVIYPIFHIDKQKQSVRSYVNHLEEAMIETAQHYGVAANRDEINPGVWVGQNKIGAVGIRILNKVTKHGIAFNVNNSLETFTTIVPCGLRGRGVINLESAVNENKSLTICESKIINIDEVSKILAEKIREKLFK; encoded by the coding sequence ATGGAAATTAAATATTTAGGCTTAATGCCTTATAGTGATGCTCTTGGCTTAATGGAGTCAATGCACGCCGAAATCGTTGCCAATCCCTTTAAAGAGGGGGTGATACTCGTTGTGCAGCATCCCCCTACAGTTACTATGGGGAAGCGCGAGTTATTTGAAGATATGATTGTGCCACCTGAACAACTTAAATATAAAGGGGTGGCTTATCATAAAATTGATAGGGGGGGCAGCGTCACTGTGCATGAGCCCGGGCAAATTGTCATATACCCTATTTTTCACATTGATAAACAAAAACAGAGCGTGCGTTCCTATGTAAACCATTTAGAAGAAGCCATGATTGAAACAGCGCAGCACTATGGTGTTGCGGCAAATCGTGATGAAATCAATCCCGGTGTTTGGGTAGGGCAAAATAAAATAGGTGCTGTAGGTATACGCATTTTAAATAAAGTAACTAAGCATGGTATTGCATTTAATGTAAATAATTCTCTTGAGACATTTACGACTATTGTGCCCTGTGGTCTGCGTGGTCGCGGTGTTATCAATTTAGAATCAGCAGTAAATGAAAATAAAAGTCTAACTATCTGTGAATCTAAAATTATTAACATCGATGAAGTTTCTAAAATTTTAGCTGAAAAAATTCGTGAGAAACTTTTTAAGTAA
- a CDS encoding metallophosphoesterase: MINYMKKYGNGQEMLIPGEISEIDRFFESSRNSYKGKGLIENKEYNVIFFGCHGEGNQHHGKFIREYCNKENFEPDFFLLNGDNFYENGVESFHSPLFKKCFEDPYVKYFPRHTFFPILGNHDYAHSVKSRLMKIFHISKKADPYAQIGYSSINNSWYMPGRYYSLNHQFMEIQKQPLFEFFCIDSNTILLDNNQQEWLIHKVKSSKALWKILVSHHPILTKGHHAHEPDVTGFNQFIIENKLYKGLNLIISAHEHNNQILHCAGNLFQIIVGNCSSKNPHKIHDKSNLIYLNDQKGDSSFGVLKITKDNIICDIKGNYSNFNFDYKMQRHLNRNKTLTNFGVNPGNKKIIEFANEIKLNINPNIPPKKSVRTSNQLTGRENIALNRAHFLDPNFKLIPFVPVGSKLSQTPKNANTVSLLLDGTRRISEICLEINQLILNWNDKSKIKMKIRSDKIKKMDSKLNELQIFSNQIIKSDSIFVKNSILNHSEQKIILAEIYHYLSEIYFYSMQYTLDHKQKNKISERQPAIEQLMAEISNIYSLIYQGFISYYLKSSKLSNINAAPVKALEYLEFLELQNNKRRAEEGYKFITKLKFNFGHA, encoded by the coding sequence ATGATTAATTATATGAAAAAATATGGTAATGGGCAGGAAATGCTGATACCTGGAGAAATTTCTGAAATTGATAGATTTTTCGAAAGTTCAAGGAACTCTTATAAGGGAAAAGGATTGATTGAAAATAAGGAATATAATGTTATTTTTTTTGGATGCCACGGAGAAGGGAATCAACATCATGGAAAGTTTATCAGGGAATATTGTAATAAGGAAAACTTTGAACCTGATTTTTTTCTATTGAATGGCGATAACTTTTATGAAAATGGTGTTGAATCTTTCCATTCTCCCTTATTCAAAAAATGTTTTGAAGATCCCTATGTAAAATATTTCCCAAGACATACCTTTTTTCCTATTTTAGGCAATCATGATTACGCTCACTCTGTTAAAAGCAGATTGATGAAAATATTCCACATTTCAAAAAAAGCAGATCCTTACGCTCAGATAGGATATTCTTCTATAAACAATAGTTGGTATATGCCAGGCAGGTATTATTCTTTAAATCATCAATTTATGGAAATTCAAAAACAACCTCTGTTTGAATTTTTTTGTATAGACTCAAATACAATACTTCTTGATAATAATCAGCAGGAATGGCTTATTCATAAAGTGAAATCATCTAAAGCGTTGTGGAAAATTTTAGTTTCGCATCATCCTATTTTGACAAAGGGACATCATGCTCATGAACCTGATGTTACAGGTTTTAACCAATTTATAATTGAAAATAAATTATATAAGGGATTAAATTTAATTATATCAGCTCACGAGCATAATAATCAAATATTACACTGTGCAGGAAATTTATTTCAAATTATAGTTGGAAATTGTTCTTCAAAAAATCCTCACAAAATTCATGATAAAAGTAATTTGATTTATTTGAATGATCAAAAAGGAGATTCTTCTTTTGGTGTTTTAAAAATAACAAAAGACAATATTATTTGCGATATAAAAGGTAATTATAGTAATTTTAATTTTGATTATAAAATGCAGCGTCATTTAAATAGAAATAAAACACTGACAAATTTTGGTGTAAATCCAGGCAATAAAAAAATTATCGAATTTGCTAACGAAATTAAATTAAATATTAATCCTAATATTCCACCTAAAAAATCAGTTCGGACTTCCAATCAACTAACAGGGCGTGAAAATATAGCTCTGAATAGAGCTCACTTTCTTGATCCGAATTTTAAATTAATACCTTTTGTTCCCGTAGGTTCAAAATTATCTCAAACTCCTAAAAATGCAAATACAGTCAGCTTATTATTGGATGGAACACGTCGTATTTCAGAAATCTGTTTAGAAATAAATCAATTGATTTTAAATTGGAATGATAAGAGCAAAATTAAAATGAAAATACGGTCGGATAAAATTAAAAAAATGGATTCCAAATTAAATGAATTGCAAATTTTTTCGAATCAAATTATAAAATCGGATTCTATTTTTGTAAAAAATTCAATATTAAATCACTCAGAACAAAAAATAATTTTAGCAGAAATTTATCATTATCTATCGGAAATTTATTTTTATTCTATGCAATATACATTAGATCATAAACAAAAAAATAAAATCTCGGAAAGACAACCTGCCATTGAACAATTAATGGCTGAAATTTCTAATATTTATTCTTTAATATACCAAGGATTTATTTCTTATTATTTAAAATCAAGCAAATTGTCGAATATAAATGCAGCGCCCGTAAAAGCTTTAGAATATTTAGAATTTCTTGAACTACAGAACAACAAAAGAAGAGCTGAGGAGGGATATAAATTTATTACAAAATTAAAATTTAATTTTGGACATGCTTAA
- a CDS encoding cation:dicarboxylate symporter family transporter, translating to MIKYFPKILNSIIFKLLITLIFGFFFGNLLPASMQSILYALSLTLKETLVFFLPFIIFSCIFSCLLSFKSNVFKFIVILLVCICISGYISTFIGYNVSKFALSGFGDVPLANAIANNTNALKPYWDLKLPSLISNNFALFAGFLSGIIFSYSRFKTQKVLHFANKMRNIVTLFLNKLFVPVLPLFALGFVIKLESDGVLSVIVKSYFPLVVAIILTEILYLSLLYFIGAGFSPKKFLYFAKNVLPAGMMGFSTMSSMAALPLNINAAEKNTGQVDLSRTIVPATVNVHLVGDSIAVPMIAFAIMTTFGLSFPDLPTFFMFATLFVIAKFGVAGIPGGGIVVMIPILEKYLGFSPEMSGLITAIYILLDPLNTAANVLGNGAFTILTTKILKKKESVKPTLSVN from the coding sequence ATGATTAAATATTTCCCCAAAATACTCAACAGTATCATATTTAAACTGCTCATCACTCTGATATTTGGTTTCTTTTTTGGAAATCTTTTACCAGCGTCTATGCAATCTATTTTATACGCTCTCAGTCTGACATTAAAAGAGACCCTGGTTTTTTTCCTCCCTTTCATTATATTTAGTTGTATTTTTTCTTGTCTTCTTTCATTTAAATCGAATGTATTTAAATTTATTGTAATATTGTTAGTTTGTATTTGTATTTCCGGATATATTTCTACATTTATTGGCTATAATGTTTCAAAATTTGCCCTTTCGGGCTTTGGTGATGTTCCTTTAGCAAATGCGATAGCAAATAATACCAATGCCTTAAAACCATACTGGGACTTAAAATTACCTTCTTTAATATCAAATAATTTTGCTTTATTTGCCGGATTTTTGTCAGGAATTATTTTTTCATACTCACGTTTTAAAACTCAAAAAGTACTCCATTTTGCCAACAAAATGCGGAATATTGTTACGCTATTTTTAAATAAATTATTTGTCCCTGTTCTTCCCTTATTTGCCCTCGGATTTGTCATTAAATTAGAAAGCGATGGTGTACTTTCCGTCATCGTGAAATCTTATTTTCCTTTGGTTGTAGCCATTATTTTAACTGAAATTCTATATTTATCATTACTTTATTTCATTGGTGCTGGATTTAGCCCTAAAAAATTCCTTTATTTTGCAAAGAATGTGCTGCCTGCAGGTATGATGGGTTTTAGTACTATGTCCAGCATGGCTGCCCTTCCCTTAAACATCAATGCAGCAGAAAAAAACACGGGACAAGTGGATCTCTCCCGTACTATTGTTCCTGCAACGGTTAACGTGCACCTGGTGGGAGATAGTATTGCTGTGCCCATGATCGCTTTTGCCATCATGACGACTTTTGGATTGAGTTTTCCCGATTTACCGACATTTTTTATGTTTGCTACTTTATTTGTCATTGCAAAATTTGGTGTGGCCGGCATTCCTGGGGGCGGAATTGTTGTGATGATCCCTATTTTAGAAAAATATTTAGGATTTTCACCAGAAATGAGCGGCTTAATTACAGCAATTTATATATTGCTTGACCCTTTAAATACCGCAGCTAATGTTTTAGGAAATGGTGCCTTCACTATTTTAACGACAAAAATTTTAAAGAAAAAAGAATCTGTAAAGCCAACTCTGAGTGTAAATTAA
- a CDS encoding exodeoxyribonuclease III, which translates to MSLKIYSWNVNGIRASAKAGFFEWLKKSDADMVFLQETRALPEQLAQEQLEPYGYKSFWHPADKKGYSGVAVYTRLPIQEKDLVVGLGNIDLDREGRFIGLFYNNIFCSAAYFPNSQPEGKRLEYKLAFCQAVHKKLNDFRKENIPIILGGDINIAHTEIDLANPQQNRKNPGFLPEERLWLTKFLDDGYLDAFRLFEKRGGFYTWWSNRPGVRQRNIGWRIDAHFISEEIKNKIYASSIHADVMGSDHCPISLDIS; encoded by the coding sequence ATGAGTCTTAAGATTTATTCTTGGAATGTTAATGGCATTCGTGCTTCGGCAAAAGCCGGTTTTTTTGAATGGTTAAAAAAATCCGATGCCGATATGGTTTTTTTACAAGAGACAAGAGCTCTACCGGAGCAGCTGGCTCAAGAACAACTTGAGCCCTATGGGTACAAAAGTTTTTGGCATCCTGCTGATAAAAAAGGATATAGCGGTGTGGCCGTATACACGCGATTACCGATTCAAGAAAAAGATCTTGTTGTGGGACTTGGCAATATTGATTTAGATAGAGAAGGGCGATTTATAGGTCTATTTTACAATAATATATTTTGTTCTGCAGCTTATTTTCCAAATAGCCAGCCGGAGGGAAAACGCTTAGAATATAAACTTGCCTTTTGCCAAGCGGTCCATAAAAAACTGAATGATTTTCGTAAGGAAAATATCCCTATTATTTTAGGCGGAGATATTAATATAGCACATACAGAAATCGATCTTGCCAATCCGCAACAAAATCGAAAAAATCCTGGGTTTTTGCCTGAAGAAAGGTTATGGTTAACAAAGTTTTTAGATGACGGTTATTTGGACGCTTTTCGATTATTTGAGAAACGCGGGGGATTTTATACATGGTGGAGCAATCGTCCTGGGGTGCGGCAACGCAATATAGGTTGGCGTATCGATGCGCATTTTATTTCAGAAGAAATCAAAAACAAAATTTATGCATCCTCTATTCATGCCGATGTTATGGGCTCTGATCATTGTCCTATTTCCCTTGATATTTCTTAA